The Pontibacter korlensis sequence TGGACGAAACGTAATGGTGGAGTATTCTTCTCCAAACACAAACAAGCCTCTGCACCTGGGCCACCTGCGCAATAACTTCCTTGGTTACTCAGTGGCCGAGATCTTGAAAGCCAACGGCCATAAGGTGATGAAGGTGAACCTGGTGAACGACCGAGGTATCCACATCTGTAAGTCGATGCTGGCTTACGAAAAGCTTGGCAACGGCGAGAACCCTGATAGCAGCGGCATTAAGGGAGACCACCTGGTGGGCAAGTACTACGTGCTGTTTGACAAAGCTTACAAAGAGCAGATAGACGAGTTGGTAGCACAGGGTATGGATAAGGAAGAGGCTAAGAAAAAAGCTCCTTGGATGCTGGAAGCACAGGAAATGCTACTGAAGTGGGAGCAAGGCGACGAGCACGTGGTAAACCTTTGGAAAACCATGAACAGCTGGGTGTATGCCGGCTTTGATGAGACTTATCGCACCATTGGTGTTGATTTCGATAAATACTACTACGAGTCTGAGACTTATACTTTAGGTAAGGAGCGCGTAGAGGAAGGCCTGCAGAAAGAAGTATTCTTTAAAAAAGAGAATGGCTCTGTGTGGGTTGACCTAACTGACGAAGGTTTGGACGAGAAGCTGTTGCTTCGAGCAGATGGTACCTCGGTATACATTACCCAAGATTTGGGAACGGCTGAGCTGAAGTACAACGACTTCCCGTACGACCAGTCTGTATACGTGGTGGCGGATGAGCAGAACTACCACTTCCAGGTACTGAAGGCTACGCTGAAGAAGCTTGGCAAATCTTACGCCGACGGTATCTACCACCTGTCTTACGGCATGGTAGATCTGCCTTCTGGTAAGATGAAATCCAGAGAAGGTACCGTAGTGGATGCTGATGAACTGGTGCAGGAGATGGTAGACACAGCGCGTCAGCAGACAGAGGAGCTAGGCAAGATTGAGGGCTTTACCCAGGAGCAGGCACAGGAGCTGTATCATACACTGGCTATGGGCGCTCTGAAGTACTTCCTGCTGAAAGTAGATCCGAAGAAACGTATGCTGTTCAACCCGCAGGAATCTATTGACTTCCGTGGTAATACAGGTCCGTTTATACAATATACCCACGCTCGAATCTCTGCCATACTTCGCAAAGCAAGTGAAATGGGAATCAAGTTCGACCCGGCCGCATTCGACAGCTTTGATAACCTGCACGAAGTAGAGCAGGAGGTAATCATACAACTAGGCAACTTTCCGGCTGTAGTGAAAGAGGCAGGCAACCTGTACGCACCGTCTGTAATTGCAAACTATGTTTACGAATTGGCTAAAGCTTACAACCGTTTCTACCAGGAGATCTCTATCTTCAACGAGACAGATGAGCAAGCACGTAGCTTCCGTATTGCACTGTCGGCTATGGTGGCCCGCTTCGTACGCGAGAGCATGAAGCTGCTGGGTATCGAGGTGCCGGAGAGAATGTAGTAGAACTCAACTACTTCAGAAAAAGCATTGTGATAGCCCCTTATGGCTGCTGTAGGAGAGGAGTAACCAGTAGAAGTATAAAGTATAGTACGCTGCAACAAAGCAAATGCTGGGTTGTTGTAGCTGCACAAGAGTGAACTGTAACGCAACATCAACCAAAACTCGTATGCTCAAAAAGTTTACAAACTCTCTACAAACAGCTATGCTGCTGGGCCTGTTAAGTATAACAGTGGCTTGCCAGCAGAGCAATGGTGCTAACCAAACAACCGAAACAATGGCTTCAGAAATGAGTACCAACAACCAGATCAGCGACTTTTACACATTTAAAGTGAATGGGCTGGATGGCAAAGAAGTGGATTTCTCTCAGTATAAAGGCAAAAAAGTATTGCTGGTAAACACTGCCTCTGAGTGCGGCTACACCCCGCAGTACGAGGGTCTACAGCAGCTGCACGAAACACACGGAGATGAGGTGGTAGTGCTGGGCTTTCCGGCTAACAACTTTGGCGGCCAAGAGCCGGGCTCTCACGAGGAGATTGCCTCTTTCTGCCAAAAGAACTATGGCGTAAGCTTTCAGATGTTTGAAAAAGTATCTGTAAAAGGAGAAGACAAGCATCCGCTGTATGTGTGGCTGACAGAGAATGCTCCGGGCAACGAAGAACCAAGTTGGAACTTCTGCAAGTACCTAGTTGATGAAAATGGTAAAGTAGTGGCCTTCTATCCATCTAAGGTTAAGCCGATGGATGAGGAACTGCTAAGTGCTATACAAAAGTAGTATGGCTGGGGCGCTTTTAATCTGCGCCAGCAATAGAATCCTAATTTCAAGGTTTTGAATACATCACATCACACAAATACCCAGAATCCAGGTCTAATAAAGGTCTGGATTTCGGCTTTTAGGCCTCGCACCCTTCCGCTGGCACTCTCTTGTATAGGCATGGGAGGCTTTATGGCAGCTGCGAATGGCTTTTTCAATGCAACGGTGGTAGCGCTCTGTATATTTACAACGCTCTTTCTGCAGATACTCTCTAACCTTGCCAACGACTACGGCGACTCCAAGCACGGAGCCGACAGTGTACATAGGGAAGGACCAGTGCGGGCAGTGCAGGCTGGCCTTATTCAGGCTGAGCAAATGAAGAAAGGTATGATCGTGTTTAGCCTGCTGTCGCTGGTTTCAGGTTTGCTGCTGTTGTGGGTAGCCTTCGGAACTGAAGGTATGCTGCTCTTTCTGCTGTTCCTGGTGCTGGGGCTTGCCTCTATCTGGGCAGCTATTAACTATACCGCAGGCGACAACCCTTATGGCTACGCAGGCTTGGGAGATATTTTCGTGTTCATCTTCTTCGGGTTGGTGGGCGTACTAGGTACATACTTTCTGCAAGCGCAGGCGCTGGAGGCAACGGTTATACTTCCTGCGCTGGTGTGCGGCTTTTTCTCTGTGGCCGTTCTCAACGTTAACAACATCCGCGATATTAATTCTGATGTATTAGCAGGCAAGCGCTCCATACCCGTAAGGCTTGGGCCGAAGCGTGCGCGCGTGTACCATGTGCTGATACTGTTTAGTGGTGTGCTAAGTGCATTTGCCTATGTGTTGCTAACCTATGAAAGCCCTTGGCAGTTCCTGTTTGTGCTCACACTGCCGCTGGTCTTGGTAAACGGAGTGAATGTGTGGCGAAAGCAGACTTCTAAGGAGCTGGACCCATACTTAAAGCAAATGGCCATGACTACACTGCTGTTCGTGCTTCTGTTTGGGATAGGACAGGTGCTGTAAGAGGCATTAAAGTATAAAAAGAAAGCCGCCGGTACTAATCAGTGCCGGCGGCTTTCTTTTTATACTTGTCGCTAAATCATCTCACTTTTTGATGAACGAGAATTAAGGCAACGTAGCTATTTTACAGGTTCTGCATGTTGTTTGTAATTCTCATCAGCCAACTCTGTTGCTTCAGTAGCTCTGTTGGTAAGAATGTACATTCGTAGAAGTATGGCTACAAGTAAACCAGCTGCCGTGGCTAGAAGGTCCTTATAGTCAAAAGTTCTGGAGGTGTATTGCTGCTCTATTTCATAGGCCATTGCTCCGAGTGCCGCAAAGAGAATACTGCTACCGTTGCTTTTAGAACTAAACCCTGACAAGAGCAAACAAGCCCCAAGAGCATAGAAACAGCTTGGTCCAAAACCTTGAAAGCCCCAGTCTTCAATGCCATTTTCTAGCACCCAAGGCCTGTACAAAAGCTTGCAAACAAAGCCCAATATGGCTGCAACTATTCCTGCTAGTATTAAATGCTTCTTCTGATCATCCATTCTTATTAGAATTAATATTTTTTCAGAAGCAGGCTTAGTTGTTACCGCCGCCGCCATTGTCCCCTCCGCCACTTTTCAGGTCGTCGTTCTTAATGCCGCGCTTGGTGCGCTTAATGTCCTCTTTCAGCTTGCCGAACTTATAGCTGAGGCCGATGCTGATGCGGCGGCGCTGGTAGCGGTACTCGCTACGCTGGTCAAAGTTCTGACCGCTGATGTCGCTGTAGCTGGTAAAGTACTTGTTAAACGGGTTCTGGACAGAAAGACTGATGCTGGCCTTTTCATCCTTCAGAAAGTCCTTGCTTAGGGAGAAACCGCTCCAGAACTGCCCGTTTGAGCGGCCCTGCAGCAGCACGCGTGGGGCATAATAACCAGCGTTTATACTGGCGCGCCAGTTCTTCTCGAACCTGTAGCTGATGTAGCTGTACATGAAGCCGCTCACGCCACTGTTCTCCAGGTTCTGGCCCTCTATATTGCCGCTGAGTTCGCTGTAAGAAAGCGAACCGTTCAGGCTCAGACTTAATTTCTTGAACAGCGTAGAGTTGCCATTGAGCGAGAGGGTAGTGGTGCTGTTACGGCCAATGTTACCATAGGTAGTGGCACTCACAGAGTCGGCCGGATTAAAGGTGGTATAGCTCTGAATGGCGTTGTTGGTAAACGAATGGGTAAGTGTGCTGTTTAAGGAGTTGCTGTTTTTAAACATGCTGTGCCCCAGGCTAAATACGTGGCTTGTGGCGGCTTCCAGTTTCGGATTTCCGTAGGAAATGGCCTTTTCGTTCTGGCGGTTCACGTAGGGGTTCAGGTACCACAGGCTTGGGCGTTCGATGCGCTGCGTATAGGATACCTTCAGGTTGGCCATGTTCTTCAGGGTGCGCGTCAGCGTCAGGCTTGGAATCAGGTTCAGGTAATCCTGCTCCGCCACCGATCCCGAGGATTTGAAGTTGGCATCCACCACGGTCTGCTCCAGGCGCGTTCCTGCGCGTATGCCCCACTTGTCGTAGCGCAGGCTGGCCGAGGTATAAGCCGCGTATATGTCCTGGTCGTAATCAAACTCGTTGCTCAGCTCGGGCACCTCCTCAAATGTGTTGGTCTCAGCGTTGTAATTGCGGTAAAAGTAGTCGCTGCCGTTGTCTCGGAGTATGGTTTTGGCGCCAAGCTCCAGCGTGTGCTTCTTAAAAGGGTGCACGTAATCCACCTGCATGGTCTGTTCCACGGATTTTCCGTCGTTCAGGGTACGGGTATCGGCAGGTCCCCTGTAGTTCAGGATCTCCTCAAATGACAGGTTTGCCTCGTCGCGGTTGTTGTTGTCGCCGATTTTATAAGAGAGCGTGAGCAACTGGTTCTTGTTCCGTTTGAAGGTGTGCTGATAGTCCAGGCCTGCCTCCATACCGTCCCAATTTCCGGTGGTGTTTTGGTTGCGGTTAAACGCCTGCGTCTGGTTACCTGCTGCATTCAGCTGGTCTACCGTCTGCAGACCCAGTTGCTCCCAGTTACTTCTGTTAATGCTGAACTTAGCCGAGAGCAGGTTGAGCGTGTCTATCTCATAGCTCATTTCACTGTCTATGTATCGGAACTGGTTCTCGCTGTTTCCCTTGCTTTGCTGCAGCAAACTTGTGCCGGTGTTCCTGTCCTGGCGCTCAAAGCTACTGTTAAAGGTTGGGTTCGTGAACTTGTTAACCCCAGCGTAGGCTGAGATGCCGAGCTTGCCGACTTTGGCCTTGATGCTAGCCGAACCGAACCGGCTGTCGGGGGTAGCCTGCGATAGGTGCACGCTCCCGTTGTAGCCGTTGGACGGCTCGTTGTGCGTGATCACGTTAATGATACCGCCAACGCCCTCTGCATCATACTTGGCAGGCGGGTCGGTAATTACCTCAATGCGCTTAATCGTGTTGGCGGGCATGCTTTTGAACACATCTTTCGGGTTGCGGGCGAAGAGGGTGGAGTTTCTGCCGTTTACCAGCACCTTAAAGTTGCTGTTGCCATTTAGCTGTATGTTCTCGTCAGAGTCGAGGCTGAGCATGGGCACCTTACGGAGCATATCCAGTGCAGTAACGGTTTTGCTCTCCGGGTCAAACTCTACATTATAGCTGATTTTGTCGATGTCTTGGGTAATCAGCATTTTCTCGGCTGTTACCTCTACTTCCTGCAGTTGTTTGGCAGAGTTAACTAAGGCAATCTTGCCTAAATCTACCACAGGCTTACCTGGTTCAGGCGCAGGTACGTTCATCGAGAAGGGTTTATACCCAACAAATGTCAAAATAAGCTTGTAAGGAGCATACGGCAGACCAGATAGTTCAAAAGCGCCATTATCCTGAGTGAAAGTTGTTTTGAGCGCTTCTTCTTTGTCGGGTTGGCTAATAACTACGGTAACGTAGCTGAGAGGTACTTGACTGGCAGAATCTACTACTACTCCTTTGATGGTACCTGTAGTTTGAGCCCAACTAAAGGAGCAGAAGAATAGACACAGTGCCAGCAGTGCTGTTTGTTTCATGTGTATGTAGGTTATATAGTGAGTAAGCTATTCTAAGGTGAGTACAAAATGACTGTACCCATACTTTCAGGCTCTCACGGTTTTCCTCTTACACATTAGTCGGCTGTGCCCAACACCTCCCTAAAAGTTTCTCCTTTTGAAGGTACAACAAAGATTTTAAACTATAACTATAGTTGTTAAATCTTTTATCATAAAATTAATATAACATGAGGTGTGGGAAAATGTCTTTGGCTTGCTAGATACTACAGTGAAATCTACTAATCTCCGTAATTGGCAGTGGCCTGACCAAAGTATAGTTATATATAAGTAAAGAGTGCTAAAAAGGTACGAAGTATAAGAGGAAGTAGCTGTAGTTATGAGTATAAATAAAAAGCCACTGCCAACAAGGCAGTGGCTTTTTATTATGAGTGCAAAACCTTTACAACAGAGTATGGCTTTGTATAATCTGCCCTCCTCGTTGTACTAAATCTGCCTTGGCCTCCTCGAAGCCCTCTGCATTTATAGCACGTACAGCGTCTTCAACATAATATACTTTGAATCCCTCTGTTAGTGCATCCTTTGCAGAAAAGTAAACACAGAAGTCGGCGGCAAGGCCTGCTAAGTATACTTCAGTTATGCTTTTGCCCCGCAGGTAGTCAGCTAGTCCGGTGGTCTTTAAGCGGCCATTGTCATAAAAGCCGCTGTAGCTGTCTATTTCCGGATCAGTACCCTTTCTGAAAATAGCCTCGACACGGTTCTGCTCCATTTCTTTGGAGAACTCAGCGCCTACAGTACCCTGCATACAGTGGTCTGGCCACAGTACCTGCTCCAACCCGTTAAGGTTTATTGTCTCGAACACATTTTTGCCCTCGTGCTGAGAGGCAAAACTCTTATGGTTTATCGGATGCCAGTCTTGCGTAGCTACAACCAGTTCAAACTTATCCTGAAGTTTATTTACAACAGGTATAATAGCGTCTCCTTCTGGCACGGCAAGTGAACCTCCAGGTAGGAAGTCGTTTTGTATGTCTATCAGCAGTAAAGCGCGCATAGTTAATGTTTATGCTTGTGGCGGTGTGGCAGGTGCATTGTTTGCTGCTGTATTGCCGCCTTGGTTGTTGTTCTTGTTTCTGTTACGGTTCCTGTTATTACGTTTCTTACGTGGCTGTTGTGCCTGCTGATCACCAGTTACCTGTACCTGTTGATTAGCTTTACCTTCTGCAGAAGCCTGGCTTGGTTTGTTGCCGCTTCTGTTTTTGTTACGGCCACCATGGCTTTTACGATTTTCTCCTCCTCTGGAACTACCAGCACCAGGTTTACTGCCACTTCTATGGCGATGGCTGCCTGCATCTCTGCGGCCTGGCTCATACTTAGGGCCCGGACCAAAGTCTTCTGGTAAAGGTAATTTAGGCAATTCCCGCTCGATCAGTCTCTCCACCTTCTGCACCCGGAACATATCCTTTTCGTTCACAAAAGTGATGGCAACACCTGTAGAGGCAGCACGGGCCGTACGACCTACGCGGTGTACATAATCTTCCGCATCCTGTGGCATGTCAAAGTTTACCACATGGCTCAGGCTGTCAATATCTATACCTCTGGAGAGAATATCTGTGGCTACCAGGATCTGGTACTGCTTGTTCTTAAAGCCTTGCAGTGCCCACTCGCGTTCTTCCTGCGTCATGTCAGACTGTATGCCCTCGGCGGTGAAGCCCATCTTCTTTAGGGAGCGTACTATCTGAGACACGTTAGATTTACGCGATGTGAAGATGATCATGTTAAGCACCTCCAGGTTACGCAGCAGGTGCTCCAGTAGTGGCAGTTTCTGGTTATCGTAGGTTAGGTAAAGGCGCTGGTCTATACCTTCGGCAGGCTTAGAAATGGCCAGGTTAACTTCTGCCGGTTGCTGCAGGATTTGCTGTGCAAGGTCACGAATCTTACGTGGCATCGTAGCCGAGAACAGGAGTGTCTGGCGCTGCTTTGGCAGTTGGCCGATGATCTTGATCAGATCATCCATAAAGCCCATGTCCAGCATTTTATCTGCCTCATCCAGCACCAAATGGTTAAGCTTGTCTAGTTTCACATAGCCCATAGCCATGTGCGAGAGCAAGCGGCCCGGTGTAGCTATAATTATGTCAGCGCCTGTGGTAAGCGCACGCTTCTGCTGTTCCCAGTCGTCGCCTTTGTTACCGCCATAGATAGCAATGGAGCTTACTGAGGCAAAGTAACCAAAGCCTTCTACCTGCTCATCAATCTGCTTGGCAAGTTCGCGGGTTGGTACCAGAATAAGTGTGCTGGTGTGGTTGTAGCCTTCGTGTGATATGCGGTCGATAAGGGGAAGCAGGTAAGCGGCTGTTTTACCTGTACCTGTCTGGGCACACGCTATAAGGTCCTTTTGATCCAGAATCAGGGGGATAGCCTGTTCCTGAACAGGGGTAGGCTTGTTGTAGCCCATTGAGTTGATGCCTGTTAGCACATCCTCATGTAGGTTAAAAGAATGGAAGTCCAATGTCTTACTGTTTTGGTTAAATACATGGCGGCCATCTTTTTCCTCAGCCGCTTTTCTCAGTAAATATACTACAAATATGCCCATAAGCATCATATGTGTATTTCCTGATATTTTATAGGATATATTAGTTGTTTTATGAATTGGATTATGTTTTTAAAATTAAACGATTTGTGAGGCAAAAGATGAGTGAGGTTCTTTTATAAGTTCAACTTTGCGAGTGTCCATTTTGCAGCATAATGAAGGTTTTTAAGCAGTTTATATACATTAGCTTGCCTATATATATTATATAGTATAGGTAAAGTTATAGTCTGTTGCAACATTGTCTGCAGGATGGCGTAAACATCATCTAACAATGGAAAACCATAACATCATAAAAAGTATATATTAATTTCAATATAGTCATGAAAAAAGTTATACAAGAGTCACCTAACTTCTTTCTGTTGTTAGGGCTTAATATTATAAATGCTATCTTTATGCTGTTGCTTTAGTTACAGTAGTTTAGATATTTAGATACACTGAAAAGAGCGGTTCTGCATGATGCGGAACCGCTCTTTTTGTGTCTTTTAGGCAAAATTTCCTTATTTTGTAAGGAAGGGGTGGCGTACCCTTGGTATAAATGCACATAAGTAAAGTTATAATCAACTCATGGCAGGACATAACAAATGGTCGCAGATAAAGCGTAAGAAAGGCGCACTGGACGCTAAGCGCTCTAAAATCTTTACGAAACTGATGAAGGAAATAACAGTGGCGGTAAAAGAAGGCGGAGTAGACCCTGATGGAAACCCGCGCCTGCGCCTAGCTATCCAGACTAGTAAGGCAGCCAATATGCCCAAGGATAACATTGAGCGTGCAGTTAAAAAAGGAGAAGGAAGCGATGCAGGTAACTACAGTGAGGCAACTTATGAGGGCTATGGTCCCAATGGTGTGGCCGTGTTTGTAGAATGCCTGACAGACAACATTAACCGTACTGTACAAAATCTTCGCACCATGTTTAACAAAAGCGGAGGCAGCCTGGGCACCAGCGGCTCTGTAGAGTATCTTTTTGACAGAAAAGGTGTATTTGTAGCGAAGTTGGATACGGAGATGCCTGTGAAGGAAGATGAGCTGATGCTGGAGTTGGCAGATGGAGGAGCTGAAGAAGTGGAGTTCGAGGAAGGCTATGTTACTATTTACAGCGCTATGGAAGACTTTGGGGCAGTACAAAAGAAGGTGGAGGAGCTAGGGCTGGAGCTTGAAAGTGCTGAACTGCAGCGCCTGCCCCAAACAACAGTTAAGGTCGAGGACCCGGAGGCAGTACGGAAGATACTTCGTTTGATAGACTGGCTGGAAGATGACGACGATGTGCAGAAGGTGTATCATAACCTGGAGCTTAGCGAGGAAGTTATGGCTGAGCTAGAGTAGACTTAACCACTTTTAATCACAAGCCGCAAACGTTATGTCTGCGGCTTTTTATTTTTATTTACTGAACGATGTACAGCTGCTTTGTCTGCTGTGCCTTAAAGCCAGCTAGTCTGCTGAACTAATAGTATACCATGACACAACCGATTTTTAAAGACATGCTGGTGCTGGAGCTGGCAAGTGTGCTGGCCGGGCCAAGCGTTGGGCAGTTCTTTGCCGAACTGGGAGCGAAGGTGCTGAAAATTGAGAATGCTGCTACCAAGGGCGATGTTACCCGCAGCTGGAAACTAAACTCAGAACCTGCTGACGCCGATACTCCTGCCTACTTCTGCGCGGCTAACTGGGGAAAAGAATCGCTGGCGCTTAACTTAACAGATGCCGGGCAGCTGCAGCAGCTGTATACTTTAGTAAAGCAGGCGGATGTAATTATTGCCAGTTATAAACCGGGGGATGCTGAAAAGTTAAAGGTTGATTATGAAACACTCAAAAGCATAAACCCACGCTTGGTGTACGGGCACATCACAGGGTATGGACCTGATGATATGCGGGCTGGCTATGATGCGGTGGTGCAGGCAGAGAGCGGCTTTATGTATCTGAATGGGGAGCCAGGCGGGCTACCAACAAAAATGCCAGTGGCACTGATGGACGTTCTTACTGCTCACCAACTAAAGGAGGGGCTGCTAGTAGCGCTTCTGCAGCGGGAGAGGACAGGGGAAGGGCAACTGGTACAGGTGTCGCTGTTGCAGGCGGCAGTTTCATCCTTAGCCAATCAGGCTACAAATTACCTGGTGGCAGGGCAAGAGCCAAAACGTATGGGGTCGGAGCACCCTAATATTGTACCTTACGGCTCTGTTTACACTTGTAAGTGTGGTAAGCAGGTGGTACTGGCCGTAGGCGACGACAGGCAATTCAGGAAGTTGTGTGTTATACTTGGTGCCGAAAGTATGGCTGAAGACCCAAGGTTTAAAAATAACTATGCGAGGGTACAGCATCGGCAGGAGGTTAATGAGCGGTTGAGGCAGCTAATAGCGCAGCAGGACCGGGAGACTTTTCTACAGCAGTTGCATGTGCTACATGTACCTTCTGGGGCTGTACATACCCTGCCTGAAGTGTTCGCTATGCCGCAGGCACAACAGATGCTGTTACATGCCAGAGAAGTTAAGCCAGGGCTTCGGCAGATCGCTTTTAGGCTACTAGGGCAGGAGCCGCTGGAGTTAGTGCCTCCTCCAAACTATGGGAACTACGGGGAAACGTTATCTGTAAAATTGCCTGAGCATCAGTGATAAGTAGGAGTTGTCTTATTTGAGCGTCCTGAGAAGCTAGGGTAACAGAATGTGCGGAGAAATTCTGTTCAGGTACTGTCTTTAAGCTGCAACTTGTGGCTGCGCTAACATATTCATACAGCTTAATTTGAACAAAGTGGCTGAAACAGCGGTAAAAACATAATCCGACACACTCAACAACGGCATGCAAAGTACTATGGAAGATAAGTTAAACGATATTGTAAACGGCTTACATCACAAGTCTAAAACCAAGCAAGTCATTTACCGCAACACGAAAGATACTTTTGAGCGGATGAAGCAGATCTCGCAGGAGTTGGTGGCAGACCTTACGGAGCGCGTGACACAGCAAGATGATGAATTAGTGATAGAGTACCGCAATATAAGTGAGCATGAATTTCATATCAGGTTCACGGGCGACCTGCTGGTGTTCGTGATGCACACGAATATTGTCACCTTCCCTGATGACTACGAGATTATGCGCAACGACTATGTGGATGAAGATTTTAGGAGAAGGTTCTTTGGAACCATCATGGCCTATAATTTTATGGCTGATTCTGTTAAGTATAACCGCCTGGATGACCCAGGTTACCTGGTGGGGCGAATGCTCATCAACATCGATAACCACTTCTGTATTGAGGGGGTAAAGCAGCTGGACCTACCGAAAGAAAGAATAAGCAACATTGCTGAAAATGTGGTTTCAAACAAGGTGCTGCGTATTATAGTAGAAAGCGCCATGATTGCAGCCGTTAATAACGACCTGATGGGCCAGGATGTGAGCGATATAGAACGTATCACGCTGAAGCAAAAGCTGGAGAACATGCACCTGACCAGACCTCATAAACTAGGCTTCCAGATTAATCCTCAGCTTACACATTAATCTAGAGGCGTAAGCCATAAAAAATGCCCGGGCAGCACCCGGGCATTTTTAAATTAAAAACTTATTTGTCAGCCTCTACTGGCTCCTCCCGCAGTTTCTGAATGGCTTCTTCTATCTGCTGCAGGCTCTCTAGCAGCTGCTCAAAACTTTCTATGCAGAAGTACTGGCTCTGGAAGGTCTCCTTGATATAAGCCGTGTCCAGAATATGTTCCACATCAAATCCGTACTTCACGCTTTCATCTGACACTGATAAGTTACTCTCGCCTACCGAAGAGAGTATACCTGCACCGTAGATACGAGCCTCTGCGCCTGGCTTGCGGAACAGGCCAAATTCAATGGTGTACCAGTAAATGCGCGTCAGGCGGTCAATAATGTCCGGGCGATCTACGTGTTGTAGTGCCATGGCCGACAGTTTAGCCAAAAACTCGCAGTAGACAGGGATAGTGAGCAGCGGCACGTGCCCGAAAACATCGTGGAACATATCCGGTTCTTCCAGGTAATCGAGCTGGTCCATTTTTCTGATCCATACAGTGGCCGGAAACTTCTTCTCAGCTATAAGGCCAAAGAACAGCGCATCGTCTACAATGCCGGGAGCAGCCACTACCTCAAAGCCAGTTAAGGGCTTCAGACGCTTGTTAACCTCTTCAAAATTAGGAATGCGGTCCGGCTGGAAATTCACTAGCTTCAGCCCCTCAAAGAACTCTGGTATAGCTTTATTGGGTAGGTTCTCAATCTGGCGCTGGAACAGGATAGCCCAAACGTTATGGTTTTCTTCGGTGTAGGTGCTGTAGTTTTGTGTCAGGTTCATGTTATTGTAATTTGATATTTCTGATTTGGTATAAAATAAAAAAAGCAGGG is a genomic window containing:
- the argS gene encoding arginine--tRNA ligase, which gives rise to MQLQTTISQSISQALQAVFGITVDASQIALQPTRKEFAGSFTFVTFPYTKQVGKGPEQIGQALGEYLKENAPEVKDFNVVKGFLNLEVKEAEWLRLFRNIMADPNFGHGEGSGRNVMVEYSSPNTNKPLHLGHLRNNFLGYSVAEILKANGHKVMKVNLVNDRGIHICKSMLAYEKLGNGENPDSSGIKGDHLVGKYYVLFDKAYKEQIDELVAQGMDKEEAKKKAPWMLEAQEMLLKWEQGDEHVVNLWKTMNSWVYAGFDETYRTIGVDFDKYYYESETYTLGKERVEEGLQKEVFFKKENGSVWVDLTDEGLDEKLLLRADGTSVYITQDLGTAELKYNDFPYDQSVYVVADEQNYHFQVLKATLKKLGKSYADGIYHLSYGMVDLPSGKMKSREGTVVDADELVQEMVDTARQQTEELGKIEGFTQEQAQELYHTLAMGALKYFLLKVDPKKRMLFNPQESIDFRGNTGPFIQYTHARISAILRKASEMGIKFDPAAFDSFDNLHEVEQEVIIQLGNFPAVVKEAGNLYAPSVIANYVYELAKAYNRFYQEISIFNETDEQARSFRIALSAMVARFVRESMKLLGIEVPERM
- a CDS encoding glutathione peroxidase, whose product is MLKKFTNSLQTAMLLGLLSITVACQQSNGANQTTETMASEMSTNNQISDFYTFKVNGLDGKEVDFSQYKGKKVLLVNTASECGYTPQYEGLQQLHETHGDEVVVLGFPANNFGGQEPGSHEEIASFCQKNYGVSFQMFEKVSVKGEDKHPLYVWLTENAPGNEEPSWNFCKYLVDENGKVVAFYPSKVKPMDEELLSAIQK
- a CDS encoding 1,4-dihydroxy-2-naphthoate polyprenyltransferase encodes the protein MNTSHHTNTQNPGLIKVWISAFRPRTLPLALSCIGMGGFMAAANGFFNATVVALCIFTTLFLQILSNLANDYGDSKHGADSVHREGPVRAVQAGLIQAEQMKKGMIVFSLLSLVSGLLLLWVAFGTEGMLLFLLFLVLGLASIWAAINYTAGDNPYGYAGLGDIFVFIFFGLVGVLGTYFLQAQALEATVILPALVCGFFSVAVLNVNNIRDINSDVLAGKRSIPVRLGPKRARVYHVLILFSGVLSAFAYVLLTYESPWQFLFVLTLPLVLVNGVNVWRKQTSKELDPYLKQMAMTTLLFVLLFGIGQVL
- a CDS encoding outer membrane beta-barrel family protein; the encoded protein is MKQTALLALCLFFCSFSWAQTTGTIKGVVVDSASQVPLSYVTVVISQPDKEEALKTTFTQDNGAFELSGLPYAPYKLILTFVGYKPFSMNVPAPEPGKPVVDLGKIALVNSAKQLQEVEVTAEKMLITQDIDKISYNVEFDPESKTVTALDMLRKVPMLSLDSDENIQLNGNSNFKVLVNGRNSTLFARNPKDVFKSMPANTIKRIEVITDPPAKYDAEGVGGIINVITHNEPSNGYNGSVHLSQATPDSRFGSASIKAKVGKLGISAYAGVNKFTNPTFNSSFERQDRNTGTSLLQQSKGNSENQFRYIDSEMSYEIDTLNLLSAKFSINRSNWEQLGLQTVDQLNAAGNQTQAFNRNQNTTGNWDGMEAGLDYQHTFKRNKNQLLTLSYKIGDNNNRDEANLSFEEILNYRGPADTRTLNDGKSVEQTMQVDYVHPFKKHTLELGAKTILRDNGSDYFYRNYNAETNTFEEVPELSNEFDYDQDIYAAYTSASLRYDKWGIRAGTRLEQTVVDANFKSSGSVAEQDYLNLIPSLTLTRTLKNMANLKVSYTQRIERPSLWYLNPYVNRQNEKAISYGNPKLEAATSHVFSLGHSMFKNSNSLNSTLTHSFTNNAIQSYTTFNPADSVSATTYGNIGRNSTTTLSLNGNSTLFKKLSLSLNGSLSYSELSGNIEGQNLENSGVSGFMYSYISYRFEKNWRASINAGYYAPRVLLQGRSNGQFWSGFSLSKDFLKDEKASISLSVQNPFNKYFTSYSDISGQNFDQRSEYRYQRRRISIGLSYKFGKLKEDIKRTKRGIKNDDLKSGGGDNGGGGNN
- the pncA gene encoding bifunctional nicotinamidase/pyrazinamidase, producing the protein MRALLLIDIQNDFLPGGSLAVPEGDAIIPVVNKLQDKFELVVATQDWHPINHKSFASQHEGKNVFETINLNGLEQVLWPDHCMQGTVGAEFSKEMEQNRVEAIFRKGTDPEIDSYSGFYDNGRLKTTGLADYLRGKSITEVYLAGLAADFCVYFSAKDALTEGFKVYYVEDAVRAINAEGFEEAKADLVQRGGQIIQSHTLL
- a CDS encoding DEAD/DEAH box helicase, which codes for MGYNKPTPVQEQAIPLILDQKDLIACAQTGTGKTAAYLLPLIDRISHEGYNHTSTLILVPTRELAKQIDEQVEGFGYFASVSSIAIYGGNKGDDWEQQKRALTTGADIIIATPGRLLSHMAMGYVKLDKLNHLVLDEADKMLDMGFMDDLIKIIGQLPKQRQTLLFSATMPRKIRDLAQQILQQPAEVNLAISKPAEGIDQRLYLTYDNQKLPLLEHLLRNLEVLNMIIFTSRKSNVSQIVRSLKKMGFTAEGIQSDMTQEEREWALQGFKNKQYQILVATDILSRGIDIDSLSHVVNFDMPQDAEDYVHRVGRTARAASTGVAITFVNEKDMFRVQKVERLIERELPKLPLPEDFGPGPKYEPGRRDAGSHRHRSGSKPGAGSSRGGENRKSHGGRNKNRSGNKPSQASAEGKANQQVQVTGDQQAQQPRKKRNNRNRNRNKNNNQGGNTAANNAPATPPQA